In Methylacidiphilum infernorum V4, a single window of DNA contains:
- the rnhC gene encoding ribonuclease HIII — MSSSSYTFSFDEKQTEKLKEILLQRGFDISPLNHGLFRATTRGVVIQAYKTGKILVQGKEALEFAQGVIEPEILGKASIGYEEVLHPEYFEAHAGIDECGKGDLFGPLVVAAVFVDKQSARFLVDAGIKDSKRIKSDSRLFQLAMEVKKKAPYGFFSLSPLQYNDLYEKKFKNLNLLLAWAHAKAYQRLLQVQSDCHRVVCDRFAHPWVLKQSFEKIGMQDALEQMTKAESDPAVAAASILARAVFLEELSKLGKEIGFSLLRGASSKTVEQAREIYLNKGKEALRKVAKMHFKTIQKILPETSS, encoded by the coding sequence ATGTCTTCTTCTTCCTATACCTTCAGCTTTGATGAGAAACAAACCGAAAAACTTAAAGAGATACTTCTCCAAAGGGGATTTGATATCTCTCCTCTAAACCACGGTTTGTTCAGGGCTACAACTCGAGGGGTAGTCATACAAGCCTATAAAACGGGGAAAATTCTTGTCCAGGGGAAAGAAGCTCTAGAATTTGCTCAAGGGGTCATTGAACCCGAAATTCTAGGGAAAGCAAGCATAGGTTATGAGGAAGTCCTTCATCCTGAATATTTTGAAGCCCATGCTGGGATTGATGAATGCGGGAAAGGGGATCTCTTCGGGCCCCTTGTTGTAGCCGCGGTTTTCGTGGATAAACAGAGCGCAAGATTCCTTGTCGATGCAGGAATAAAAGATAGCAAGCGGATTAAATCCGACAGTCGGTTATTCCAACTAGCCATGGAAGTCAAAAAAAAGGCCCCGTACGGTTTTTTTTCCCTTTCTCCTTTGCAATATAACGATCTTTACGAAAAAAAGTTTAAAAATCTAAACTTGTTATTAGCTTGGGCTCATGCCAAGGCCTACCAAAGACTTTTACAGGTCCAATCCGATTGCCATAGAGTCGTTTGCGACCGATTTGCTCATCCCTGGGTACTCAAGCAGTCTTTTGAAAAAATAGGGATGCAGGATGCCCTGGAACAGATGACCAAAGCCGAAAGCGATCCCGCTGTTGCGGCTGCTTCTATACTGGCAAGAGCCGTTTTCCTAGAAGAGCTGTCAAAGCTCGGAAAAGAAATCGGATTTTCTCTTCTCCGGGGAGCTTCTTCCAAAACGGTCGAGCAAGCCAGGGAAATATATTTGAATAAAGGCAAAGAAGCTCTTAGGAAAGTAGCCAAAATGCATTTCAAAACCATCCAGAAGATTTTACCCGAGACTTCCAGTTGA
- a CDS encoding Do family serine endopeptidase: protein MVFMFWGTKNKDFILTLSGFIIAGLVGLLIGLSALFFIKPAAPKTTQPTPVEIPVARALPVHPAEIGVFRHNLLETLNEEYVRVIGQALPAVVNIFSARPVEGSVDLEEGNQKETKQKRKSWKKSPIDEETSLGSGIILSSDGNILTNAHLVKNAREIRVQLFDGRRYEAKLLGIDSPTDVAVLKIAAQHLSILHWGDSDALQVGEQVFAVGNPFGLAGSVSRGIVSAKGRNPTLSSTSYEDFIQTDAAINPGNSGGALINVKGELVGINTAIYSGNGGSNGIGFAIPSKLAKFAYVSLLEKGKVVRGFLGVETQEVDEDLQQIFGLPNSEGALVTKIEPRSPASKAGLQRGDIIVRYNDIPVKDPAELRISVSQSPAGSKVPIVFYREGQRHQVFVEITEQPDNMNTLSPDEPGGNPSWKVTVTGDLQNVFGGLHVVDLDPILRSRLSLSPRASGIYLVDVEGGYPAFDVLYPGDVIEEIRRPGSAPIKIHSVGEFLKLIKEIPASENVAVFLQRGNNQMFVLLKP, encoded by the coding sequence ATGGTTTTTATGTTTTGGGGGACTAAAAATAAAGATTTTATCCTTACCCTTTCTGGTTTTATAATCGCTGGACTTGTTGGCCTGCTTATTGGTCTATCGGCCCTTTTTTTCATAAAACCGGCTGCGCCCAAGACTACCCAACCCACCCCCGTGGAAATTCCTGTTGCCCGAGCTTTGCCGGTCCATCCGGCCGAAATAGGAGTTTTTCGTCACAATCTTCTTGAAACTCTTAATGAAGAATATGTTAGAGTGATCGGTCAAGCTCTTCCTGCAGTTGTCAACATCTTTTCTGCTCGTCCGGTAGAAGGCTCTGTTGACTTGGAGGAAGGAAACCAAAAAGAGACGAAACAAAAAAGAAAAAGTTGGAAAAAATCTCCCATCGATGAAGAGACTTCACTCGGCTCCGGGATAATTCTGAGCTCTGACGGGAACATCTTGACCAACGCCCATCTTGTTAAAAATGCGAGGGAAATCAGGGTCCAGCTTTTTGACGGGCGCAGATACGAAGCAAAGCTGCTGGGCATCGATTCCCCCACGGATGTGGCCGTTCTTAAAATAGCCGCTCAACACCTTTCCATTCTGCATTGGGGAGATTCCGATGCTTTACAGGTAGGAGAGCAGGTATTTGCCGTGGGCAATCCTTTCGGACTCGCCGGTTCGGTTAGCCGAGGCATAGTCAGCGCCAAGGGGAGGAATCCTACCCTATCCTCTACCAGTTACGAGGATTTTATCCAGACCGATGCGGCCATCAACCCGGGCAACTCAGGAGGAGCATTAATTAATGTCAAAGGAGAGCTAGTAGGCATCAATACGGCAATTTATTCTGGCAATGGAGGATCCAATGGTATAGGTTTTGCCATTCCTAGTAAACTTGCCAAGTTCGCCTATGTGAGCCTGCTTGAAAAAGGGAAGGTTGTCCGTGGGTTTTTAGGTGTCGAAACCCAAGAAGTGGATGAAGATCTCCAGCAGATTTTCGGTCTTCCCAACTCCGAAGGAGCCCTCGTTACCAAGATCGAACCTCGTTCCCCGGCTTCCAAGGCGGGTTTACAAAGAGGAGATATCATTGTCAGGTATAACGACATACCCGTCAAGGATCCCGCCGAATTAAGGATCTCTGTTTCCCAATCCCCTGCGGGCAGCAAAGTTCCCATCGTTTTTTACAGGGAAGGCCAGCGCCACCAAGTTTTTGTCGAAATCACCGAGCAACCCGACAACATGAATACCCTTTCGCCTGATGAACCCGGGGGGAATCCTTCTTGGAAAGTAACCGTCACAGGAGACCTTCAAAATGTTTTTGGGGGTCTTCACGTGGTCGATTTAGATCCTATATTGAGATCCAGGCTTTCTCTCAGTCCCCGAGCCAGTGGCATTTATCTTGTCGATGTCGAAGGGGGGTATCCCGCCTTCGACGTTCTCTATCCGGGTGATGTTATCGAAGAAATACGCAGGCCGGGAAGCGCTCCCATAAAAATCCACTCCGTCGGTGAATTTCTTAAACTCATAAAAGAAATTCCCGCTTCGGAAAACGTGGCCGTCTTCCTCCAGCGGGGAAACAATCAAATGTTTGTCCTCCTCAAGCCCTAG
- the rsfS gene encoding ribosome silencing factor, which produces MNILTQKVNISLSPSPASPDSPTEEEALLLAQSCKKVILEKKGISPIILDLRKISSFVDFFVVCTATSEPHLKALAFGLEQKIREEFNLHPLHIEGSPKSHWVIIDYGPVLVHVFMEEERAFYELEKLWGDAPVL; this is translated from the coding sequence ATGAATATTCTAACCCAAAAAGTAAACATCTCTTTATCCCCAAGCCCGGCTTCCCCTGATTCTCCAACTGAAGAGGAAGCTCTTTTGCTTGCACAAAGCTGTAAGAAAGTCATCCTCGAAAAGAAAGGGATCTCTCCGATTATCTTGGATTTAAGGAAAATATCTTCATTTGTTGATTTCTTTGTCGTTTGTACGGCCACCTCCGAGCCTCACTTGAAAGCTCTAGCCTTTGGATTAGAGCAAAAAATCCGTGAAGAGTTTAATCTCCATCCTCTTCACATAGAAGGCTCTCCCAAAAGCCACTGGGTAATTATCGATTATGGACCCGTCCTGGTGCATGTATTTATGGAAGAAGAAAGGGCCTTTTATGAATTGGAAAAACTCTGGGGTGATGCTCCCGTACTCTAA
- a CDS encoding rhomboid family intramembrane serine protease → MNMPYWSNEQGGEPLFWVKNRPVYLTGLLIIIHCCTFIIGVLAAAFDFSPWFVELSFNTRSVLLHTKVWQLLTYPWVHTPSLAFALDMLVLYWFGHDVEHVLGRTKYLLLYFSLIFLPAVLSLSITAIDPTLTGIMNGSDLIHFSLFIAFSCLFPSSELFLGIQSKWVAIIFLALFSLIDIASKSWMHLFWFWCSVAIAAYSIYGRKVFHFLSPLKTKIAARKIQKPKDQESSPLYKKKTDGDETIDAILDKIAKKGMGSLTKSERAALERARIALLKKDQKK, encoded by the coding sequence ATGAATATGCCGTACTGGTCGAATGAACAGGGCGGCGAACCCCTGTTTTGGGTTAAAAATAGACCGGTTTATTTAACCGGCCTTCTTATCATTATTCATTGTTGTACCTTTATAATTGGGGTTTTAGCTGCCGCTTTTGATTTTTCTCCTTGGTTTGTTGAACTCTCTTTCAATACTCGATCAGTTCTTCTCCACACCAAGGTCTGGCAGCTCTTAACCTATCCCTGGGTGCATACGCCTTCGTTGGCATTTGCCTTGGATATGCTTGTCCTTTACTGGTTTGGTCATGACGTGGAACATGTTCTTGGGAGAACCAAGTACCTTCTCCTTTATTTTTCCCTGATCTTCCTTCCTGCTGTTTTGTCATTAAGCATTACGGCCATCGATCCCACCTTAACCGGTATCATGAATGGATCGGATTTAATCCATTTTTCACTTTTCATCGCTTTCAGTTGCTTGTTTCCTTCATCAGAACTCTTTTTAGGGATTCAATCAAAATGGGTGGCCATCATTTTCCTTGCCCTCTTTTCTTTAATCGATATCGCTTCTAAATCCTGGATGCATTTATTCTGGTTCTGGTGTTCAGTGGCTATTGCGGCTTACTCTATTTATGGAAGAAAAGTTTTTCATTTTCTTTCCCCCCTCAAAACGAAGATAGCTGCTCGCAAGATACAAAAACCCAAGGATCAAGAATCCAGCCCGTTATACAAGAAAAAAACTGACGGGGATGAAACGATAGATGCGATCTTGGACAAAATAGCGAAAAAGGGGATGGGCAGTTTAACCAAGTCCGAACGTGCTGCCTTGGAAAGAGCCAGGATCGCCCTGTTAAAAAAAGACCAGAAAAAATGA
- a CDS encoding 3-deoxy-7-phosphoheptulonate synthase, which translates to MIPLINVHVRQVERLISPAELQKMLPITDAMYKRVFEARQTIRAILSGEDSRFLVIVGPCSIHDPKGAIEYAQKLKELRQKVEKEIFIVMRTYFEKPRTTVGWKGLINDPYLDGSCDIEQGLKLARTLLLDIVGMGIPTATEFLDSTTPQYISDLVCWAAIGARTIESQYHREMASGLSMPVGFKNGTDGSLQIALDALGAAMYPHSFLGIDEQGMTSIIRTTGNKWGHVILRGGRSRTNYDPESIKDAVERLKQAGLPPRLMIDCSHANCGKQHHIQKTVWYSILEQRIKGNLNIIGAMLESYLFEGNQKIPAHPSQLKYGVSITDPCIGWELTEELLLEGHRMLEEQSAVAKS; encoded by the coding sequence ATGATTCCACTGATTAACGTTCACGTCAGGCAGGTAGAAAGGCTGATTTCTCCAGCTGAACTGCAAAAGATGCTCCCGATTACCGATGCCATGTATAAGAGGGTTTTTGAGGCACGCCAGACCATTCGGGCGATTTTATCAGGAGAAGACAGCCGGTTCTTGGTGATCGTAGGTCCCTGTTCTATTCATGATCCAAAGGGAGCGATCGAATATGCCCAAAAGCTTAAAGAGTTGAGGCAAAAAGTAGAGAAAGAAATTTTTATTGTCATGCGGACTTATTTTGAAAAGCCACGGACGACGGTAGGCTGGAAAGGGTTGATTAACGATCCCTATCTTGACGGTTCCTGCGACATCGAACAGGGATTGAAGCTTGCAAGAACGCTGCTGTTGGATATTGTGGGAATGGGAATTCCAACGGCTACGGAATTTTTAGATTCCACTACCCCGCAATACATCTCTGATCTGGTATGTTGGGCGGCAATCGGAGCCAGAACTATTGAATCTCAATATCACAGGGAGATGGCCAGCGGATTGTCTATGCCCGTGGGTTTTAAAAATGGGACAGACGGCTCCCTACAGATAGCCCTGGATGCATTAGGGGCGGCGATGTATCCTCACAGTTTTCTTGGAATAGACGAGCAGGGGATGACCAGTATCATAAGAACGACGGGTAATAAATGGGGGCATGTGATCCTTCGGGGAGGAAGAAGTCGGACGAACTATGATCCTGAAAGCATTAAAGATGCGGTTGAAAGGCTCAAGCAGGCGGGCCTTCCTCCAAGGCTAATGATCGATTGCAGTCATGCCAATTGCGGCAAACAACACCATATCCAGAAGACTGTTTGGTATAGCATCCTTGAGCAACGAATCAAGGGCAACTTGAACATCATAGGGGCGATGCTCGAAAGCTATCTTTTTGAAGGAAACCAAAAAATTCCGGCTCATCCCTCGCAACTCAAGTATGGGGTTTCGATCACGGATCCCTGTATTGGTTGGGAATTGACCGAGGAACTTCTTTTAGAGGGCCATAGGATGCTTGAAGAGCAAAGTGCGGTAGCTAAAAGCTAA
- a CDS encoding A/G-specific adenine glycosylase, with protein MESLDNIAMLAPSIEPNFKKKFWKFLSRWYGENGFKYPWRKSPTPYSVVVSEFMLQQTQAETVVPYFLAWMEKFPDWESLAKAQEKEVLRAWEGLGYYSRARNLHRIAVMLYHERKGELPSDPEELVKFPGIGPYTANAVASLAFGRKIPALDGNVIRVMARLMNINQPIHKKETIRTIFQVVDSLMQGEAEASLFNSALMDFGRAVCKPKYPRCSACVLKEMCKAKQPELLPLRTKIEIEEKKEKIAIIREDDRFWLQQANSNQNRYRGLWLFPYFDPDVMEEMAPLFSLRHSFTRYKILLEVCEASWNKERLKMMPMEGQWVKKKEIFSLPLPSPHRKIWLQLLSKDKINKEP; from the coding sequence ATGGAAAGTCTAGACAATATAGCTATGCTGGCTCCGTCAATCGAACCGAATTTCAAAAAAAAATTCTGGAAATTTCTTTCCCGGTGGTATGGTGAAAACGGCTTTAAATATCCTTGGAGAAAATCTCCCACTCCCTATTCTGTTGTAGTGTCTGAATTCATGCTCCAGCAAACCCAGGCCGAGACGGTGGTGCCGTATTTTTTGGCTTGGATGGAGAAATTTCCAGATTGGGAAAGCCTTGCTAAAGCTCAAGAAAAAGAAGTTCTTAGAGCTTGGGAAGGTCTTGGATATTATTCCAGGGCCAGAAACCTGCACAGGATAGCGGTTATGCTTTATCATGAAAGAAAAGGGGAACTGCCTTCGGATCCTGAAGAACTTGTGAAATTTCCAGGTATCGGTCCTTACACGGCAAACGCCGTGGCCAGCCTGGCTTTCGGCAGGAAGATCCCCGCCCTCGATGGAAATGTCATTCGGGTTATGGCCCGATTGATGAATATCAACCAACCTATCCATAAAAAGGAAACCATAAGGACCATTTTCCAGGTAGTGGACAGTCTCATGCAGGGTGAGGCAGAAGCCTCCCTTTTTAATTCAGCCCTTATGGATTTTGGAAGGGCCGTTTGCAAGCCTAAATATCCAAGATGTTCTGCTTGCGTCTTAAAAGAAATGTGTAAGGCCAAGCAGCCTGAACTTTTACCCCTAAGAACCAAGATAGAGATTGAAGAAAAAAAAGAAAAGATAGCGATTATAAGAGAAGATGACCGGTTTTGGTTGCAGCAAGCCAACTCAAACCAGAACAGGTATAGGGGTCTATGGCTTTTTCCCTATTTTGATCCCGATGTCATGGAAGAGATGGCCCCCCTTTTTTCCCTTCGCCATTCGTTTACAAGGTACAAAATTCTTCTCGAGGTTTGTGAAGCCTCTTGGAATAAAGAAAGATTAAAAATGATGCCGATGGAGGGACAGTGGGTGAAAAAAAAGGAAATCTTCTCCCTGCCTCTGCCTTCTCCTCACCGGAAAATCTGGTTGCAGCTCCTCTCCAAGGATAAAATAAATAAAGAACCTTGA
- a CDS encoding potassium channel family protein gives MVAIPNPKASSKKFKLAFFILCLLLFTGALGYRFIEKISLLDSIYMTVITLSTVGYKEVVPLSIPGKIFTIFLIVSGVSLAGYSASTALAYFSSGEWKEDIERKRRDKMIRKLTNHYIVCGYGRTGRYVVEELKAEGKSYVIIDTDPEKISHLSARGELAILGSGSDEEVLIEAKIKEAKGVAAVTSIDNENILIVLTARFLNPSILIVSRASSKNFEQKLIKAGANHVLLPQKVAAWRITSMLIRPEVADFFCEVANVEGNELVVEQILVSPSSSLVGQTLAQSQLHSNLNVTILACKSPDGTWMHAVGGKTTLCAGMTLIALGSRENLHKLLKIANPGSFS, from the coding sequence TTGGTTGCAATCCCTAATCCAAAAGCCTCTTCAAAAAAATTTAAACTCGCCTTTTTTATTCTTTGCCTTCTTCTCTTCACCGGTGCTTTAGGCTACCGCTTCATTGAAAAAATTTCTCTTCTAGATTCCATCTACATGACCGTTATTACCTTAAGCACCGTCGGATACAAAGAGGTTGTCCCCCTTTCAATCCCTGGAAAAATATTTACCATTTTTCTTATTGTCAGCGGGGTGAGCCTCGCCGGATATTCGGCTTCTACGGCCTTGGCCTACTTTTCTTCCGGAGAGTGGAAAGAAGATATTGAAAGGAAGCGGAGAGACAAAATGATTCGAAAATTAACAAACCATTATATCGTTTGCGGTTATGGCCGCACGGGAAGGTATGTTGTAGAAGAACTCAAAGCCGAAGGGAAAAGCTACGTGATCATTGACACCGATCCGGAAAAAATATCTCATCTTAGCGCAAGGGGAGAACTGGCTATTTTAGGAAGCGGTTCCGATGAAGAGGTTTTAATCGAGGCCAAGATCAAGGAAGCCAAGGGCGTGGCTGCCGTAACCTCCATCGATAATGAAAATATTTTAATCGTGTTGACCGCAAGATTTCTCAATCCTTCTATCCTTATCGTGTCAAGAGCTTCTTCAAAGAATTTTGAGCAAAAGTTAATAAAAGCGGGAGCAAACCACGTTCTTTTACCCCAAAAAGTGGCGGCTTGGAGAATTACTTCGATGCTAATCCGTCCGGAAGTCGCTGATTTTTTCTGTGAAGTAGCCAATGTAGAAGGCAACGAACTTGTTGTTGAACAGATCCTTGTTTCCCCTTCTTCCTCCCTCGTAGGTCAAACTCTTGCCCAGTCCCAACTCCATAGTAACCTTAATGTAACCATTTTGGCCTGCAAATCGCCAGACGGGACATGGATGCATGCTGTTGGAGGAAAAACTACCCTTTGTGCAGGAATGACCTTGATTGCTCTCGGAAGTCGAGAAAACTTGCATAAGCTTTTAAAAATAGCCAATCCCGGCTCATTTTCCTAA
- the nadD gene encoding nicotinate-nucleotide adenylyltransferase has product MIKKTTSFRLAIFGGSFDPIHYGHLICAMDCLEQISLNKIIFMPCSRSPFKKQNPVASALQRLEMIQLAIKPFKNFEVSSFEVQSPAPSYSIRTVQEFHKLYPHAELFWIIGSDQVPGLPRWKDYAELIQIVKFIVVSRSNYYPYEKRDYLVPLPKIRYVDISSTEIRERVKKELPIFHLLPQAVFQYIKENSIYIPNRTVHEK; this is encoded by the coding sequence ATGATCAAGAAAACAACTTCATTTCGTCTGGCCATATTTGGAGGCAGTTTTGATCCCATCCATTATGGGCATCTCATTTGCGCAATGGATTGCCTGGAGCAAATTTCTTTAAACAAAATTATCTTCATGCCCTGTTCCCGCTCACCGTTTAAGAAACAAAATCCGGTTGCCTCGGCCCTGCAGCGCCTGGAAATGATCCAGTTGGCCATAAAACCTTTTAAAAACTTCGAGGTTTCTTCCTTTGAGGTGCAAAGTCCAGCCCCTTCCTATTCTATCAGAACGGTACAAGAATTCCATAAGCTTTATCCCCATGCCGAGCTTTTCTGGATTATCGGCTCCGATCAAGTTCCCGGTCTGCCTCGTTGGAAAGATTATGCCGAACTGATCCAAATCGTTAAATTCATCGTTGTATCAAGGTCTAATTATTATCCTTATGAAAAAAGAGATTATCTTGTTCCCTTGCCTAAAATCCGCTACGTGGATATATCTTCGACGGAAATTCGTGAAAGAGTTAAAAAAGAGTTGCCGATTTTCCATCTTTTGCCTCAAGCCGTTTTCCAATATATTAAAGAAAATTCGATTTATATCCCTAACAGAACAGTTCATGAAAAGTAG
- the glpX gene encoding class II fructose-bisphosphatase: MASNQVENYPDIERIIQFDFVRATEGAALTVYRWLGRGDKEKADAAASDAIRGMFDLMDIRGEVVIGEGLKDQAPGIFKGEKLGKWTPQAPLYDIAVDPIDGTTNVSKGTGSSLSVIAAASPEPGVECALLDIPCFYVMKLAYGPQVKNYIRSLGVDCLKLTSPVDELLPIIARGLRKRLTDLVVCVLDRPRHERLIAEIRSMGCALRLIGDGDVTAAMLPSLPGGSIDVYIGIGGAPEAVLAAAAIKCLGGEIQIRLWPKDERERQYLVEQGWGDRLDQIFYTDDLAKGGNIIFCATAITDCPGIPGVRFTDKYAITTSLLMRAKNRTIRKIETYHNLNYKTIRLRSEKGEKFVSMPKSEAFL; this comes from the coding sequence ATGGCAAGCAACCAAGTAGAAAATTACCCGGATATCGAAAGGATAATCCAGTTTGATTTTGTTCGTGCGACGGAAGGAGCCGCCTTAACTGTTTATCGGTGGTTAGGCCGTGGAGACAAAGAAAAAGCCGATGCTGCTGCTTCAGATGCTATCCGGGGTATGTTTGATCTTATGGATATTAGGGGAGAAGTTGTTATTGGAGAAGGGCTTAAAGATCAAGCTCCCGGCATTTTTAAAGGCGAAAAACTGGGAAAGTGGACTCCTCAGGCTCCCTTATATGATATAGCCGTAGATCCCATAGATGGGACGACCAACGTATCCAAGGGAACGGGCAGCTCGCTCTCTGTAATAGCTGCGGCTTCTCCCGAACCGGGCGTGGAATGTGCCCTTCTAGATATTCCCTGTTTTTATGTCATGAAGCTTGCTTATGGACCACAAGTCAAAAATTACATTCGGTCTTTGGGGGTGGATTGCCTGAAGTTGACAAGTCCAGTAGATGAACTTCTTCCCATAATCGCCAGGGGGCTTAGAAAAAGATTGACCGACCTGGTGGTATGTGTCTTGGACAGGCCTAGGCATGAACGGCTTATTGCAGAAATCCGATCGATGGGATGCGCCTTGCGATTGATTGGGGATGGAGATGTTACGGCCGCCATGCTGCCTTCCCTTCCGGGCGGGAGCATTGATGTTTATATTGGTATTGGAGGAGCTCCTGAAGCGGTTTTAGCCGCAGCAGCGATTAAATGCTTGGGGGGAGAAATTCAAATCCGGTTGTGGCCTAAGGATGAAAGAGAAAGGCAATATTTGGTTGAGCAGGGATGGGGGGATCGGTTGGATCAGATTTTTTATACCGATGATCTGGCCAAAGGAGGGAACATCATTTTCTGTGCAACGGCGATTACGGATTGCCCGGGAATCCCCGGGGTCCGATTTACCGACAAGTATGCCATTACAACATCTCTTTTGATGAGGGCAAAAAACAGAACGATTAGAAAAATAGAAACTTATCACAACCTTAACTATAAAACCATCCGTTTGCGCAGTGAAAAAGGAGAAAAGTTCGTAAGTATGCCTAAATCCGAAGCCTTTCTTTGA
- a CDS encoding ATP-dependent DNA helicase RecG yields the protein MNELAKLEYVGQRRAFLLEKLGISSLKTLLFYLPFRYEDRRLQKPLSLAADDEKILFKATVVEVKKERLKARNIIKIVLLSLDDHREKLVGIWFWKVLPEYLSVGRKVAVYGTVRKFKGKWTMWQPEIECFEEEIQLQASLHISRIVPIYSTTSGLSQKILRQIIYSQLLKIPIESPDPYPMPADTPLPTLGFALRKIHFPDTLEQIQPCKDRIAYHEFFIEQLRMAYRKKKRAEIKKRRPSRRFSLCPGFLSSLPFNPTSAQKKAMEEIDRDLESASPMNRLLLGDVGSGKTLVAVYAAIKTVERGQNVLFMSPTGALASQHYLTLKKWLSSLAVPLFYIGRDVGQKEEFLPTDNENVFFHEHPSDLSPGSLPGKVFVGTHALLFRSFNPDSLGLVIIDEQHKFGVEQRAALAKKALYPDILTMTATPIPRTLALSLYGDLDFSILDVPPINRGKIITAIRSSESLPKIWEFMKRLLRQGTQAYVVFPTIHESNDPDLPSLEKGYEELKKIFKEFRLGMVHGEMPPLEREVVFESFRKNEIRLLAATSIIEVGIDIPNARIMVVFGAHRFGLAQLHQIRGRVGRGPGVSYCILLADKQSQESRKRLKILELSKDGFEIAKEDMKLRGLGEFFGSQQSGKHTYITADPIAQESLLLKAREQALKILSEDPDLSLNPKLRKYLKEENLDPRDT from the coding sequence ATGAATGAACTGGCAAAACTTGAATATGTAGGACAAAGACGGGCTTTCCTCCTTGAGAAACTCGGGATTTCTTCCCTTAAAACCCTTCTTTTTTATTTACCTTTTCGGTATGAAGATCGCCGCCTCCAAAAACCTCTTTCTCTTGCCGCTGACGATGAAAAGATTTTGTTTAAGGCTACGGTCGTGGAGGTTAAAAAAGAACGGCTCAAAGCCAGGAACATAATCAAAATTGTCCTCCTTTCTTTGGACGATCATAGGGAGAAGCTCGTAGGGATCTGGTTTTGGAAAGTGCTGCCGGAATACCTTTCCGTGGGCAGAAAAGTCGCTGTGTATGGAACGGTGCGGAAATTCAAAGGGAAATGGACAATGTGGCAACCGGAGATCGAATGTTTCGAGGAGGAGATCCAGTTGCAAGCATCCCTTCATATTAGCCGGATTGTTCCCATATACTCTACAACCTCAGGCCTTTCACAAAAGATCTTAAGGCAGATCATCTACTCCCAACTTTTAAAAATTCCCATTGAATCTCCTGATCCCTATCCCATGCCCGCCGATACCCCCTTGCCTACCCTGGGTTTTGCCCTAAGAAAGATTCATTTTCCGGATACCCTTGAACAAATTCAGCCCTGTAAAGATCGTATCGCTTATCATGAATTTTTCATTGAACAGCTTCGAATGGCCTATAGGAAAAAAAAACGAGCCGAAATAAAAAAGCGGAGACCTTCTCGACGTTTCTCCCTTTGCCCGGGTTTTCTTTCTTCCCTTCCCTTCAATCCCACATCGGCCCAAAAGAAGGCCATGGAAGAAATAGATCGGGATTTGGAATCAGCTTCGCCCATGAACAGGCTTCTTTTAGGAGACGTGGGATCGGGTAAAACTCTTGTTGCCGTTTATGCTGCAATCAAAACAGTCGAAAGGGGTCAAAATGTGTTGTTCATGTCTCCTACAGGAGCCCTAGCCAGCCAACATTACTTGACGCTAAAAAAATGGCTTAGCTCTCTAGCCGTCCCCCTTTTTTACATTGGCAGGGATGTCGGCCAAAAAGAAGAATTCCTGCCGACAGACAATGAAAATGTTTTTTTTCATGAACACCCTAGCGATCTATCTCCAGGCTCTCTTCCAGGAAAAGTTTTCGTGGGAACCCATGCTTTACTTTTTCGCTCGTTCAATCCTGATTCCCTAGGGCTCGTTATTATTGATGAGCAACATAAATTCGGAGTGGAGCAACGGGCCGCCCTGGCCAAAAAAGCGCTCTATCCCGATATCTTGACCATGACCGCTACTCCCATCCCTCGTACACTGGCTTTGTCCTTGTATGGCGACCTGGACTTTTCCATTCTCGATGTTCCCCCGATAAATCGGGGCAAGATAATAACCGCCATCCGCTCCTCCGAATCCTTGCCCAAAATATGGGAATTTATGAAGCGGCTGCTTCGGCAGGGAACCCAAGCTTACGTGGTCTTTCCTACGATCCACGAATCAAATGATCCCGATCTGCCTTCCTTGGAAAAAGGATACGAGGAACTTAAAAAGATATTCAAGGAATTCCGGCTGGGCATGGTCCATGGAGAGATGCCCCCTCTTGAACGGGAAGTTGTCTTTGAATCATTTAGAAAGAATGAGATTCGGCTTTTAGCCGCCACCTCAATCATTGAAGTCGGCATAGATATACCGAATGCTCGTATCATGGTTGTTTTTGGAGCCCACCGGTTCGGACTTGCCCAGCTCCATCAAATTCGAGGCAGAGTGGGTCGTGGTCCCGGAGTCTCTTATTGTATCCTCCTTGCCGATAAGCAAAGTCAAGAAAGCAGAAAAAGGCTAAAGATCTTGGAACTTTCCAAAGATGGATTTGAAATTGCCAAAGAGGACATGAAATTGCGAGGGCTAGGAGAATTTTTTGGTTCTCAGCAAAGCGGCAAACACACCTACATAACCGCCGATCCCATAGCCCAAGAGTCGCTTCTACTCAAGGCGAGAGAACAAGCCTTAAAAATTCTCTCCGAGGATCCCGATCTTTCTTTAAATCCCAAGTTGCGCAAATATCTTAAAGAAGAAAACCTGGATCCTCGAGATACTTAA